One genomic segment of Desulfomicrobium sp. ZS1 includes these proteins:
- a CDS encoding amino acid ABC transporter ATP-binding protein: MNGTRPIIEIKNVYKFFGQLQALNDVSLSINSGEKVVIIGPSGSGKSTLLRSINRLETIDSGSIVVDGQDINAKNNDINLIRQELGMVFQSFNLFPHKTVLGNLTMAPMKLKKVPELEAKKRALSLLDKVGIREKAEVFPAMLSGGQQQRVAIARALAMNPKIMLFDEPTSALDPEMIGEVLDVMVTLAKEGMTMVVVTHEMGFAREVADRVIFMDHGQIVETGTPEHFFTSPEHPRTQKFLSQIL; the protein is encoded by the coding sequence ATGAACGGGACTAGGCCCATCATCGAAATCAAGAACGTCTACAAGTTCTTTGGCCAACTGCAGGCATTAAACGACGTCAGCCTGTCCATCAATTCCGGCGAGAAAGTGGTCATCATCGGCCCCAGCGGATCGGGAAAATCCACCCTGCTGCGTTCCATCAACCGCCTGGAAACCATCGACAGCGGAAGCATCGTGGTCGACGGGCAGGATATCAATGCCAAAAACAACGATATCAATCTGATTCGCCAGGAACTGGGCATGGTCTTTCAGAGTTTCAACCTTTTTCCGCACAAGACGGTGCTCGGCAACCTGACCATGGCTCCCATGAAGCTGAAAAAAGTGCCGGAGCTTGAAGCCAAAAAACGGGCCTTAAGCTTGCTGGACAAGGTCGGCATCCGGGAGAAGGCGGAAGTTTTTCCGGCCATGCTCTCCGGCGGACAGCAGCAGCGCGTGGCCATTGCCCGGGCGCTGGCCATGAATCCCAAGATCATGCTCTTCGATGAGCCGACCTCTGCCCTGGACCCGGAGATGATCGGCGAAGTCCTGGATGTCATGGTCACCCTGGCCAAGGAAGGCATGACCATGGTCGTCGTGACCCACGAGATGGGATTCGCCCGCGAAGTGGCGGACCGCGTCATCTTCATGGATCACGGCCAGATCGTCGAGACGGGCACACCGGAGCATTTCTTCACCAGCCCCGAGCATCCGCGCACCCAGAAATTCCTGAGCCAGATCCTGTAG
- the mutS gene encoding DNA mismatch repair protein MutS yields the protein MSTVKVTPMMEQYLRVKEEYPGTLVFFRMGDFFELFFEDAQIAARELQITLTSRNPGAENPVPMCGMPHHAIDEYLRQLLDKGYKVALCDQVEDPKQAKGLVKREVTRVLTPGTVVEDINLDAKGHNFLGALYWDADLGGGLAWVDFSTGVWSGIQTKSEAVLWQWLVKMDPRELLLTETQALPKGFEQWQARLSRYPQKSYFDERGARDKLLRAQAVPNLQTLDLGDKPALIRCCGALLTYLELTQKRDLGHLSPFIPLDLSATLLLDEVTERNLELFRTMDGRKGRGTLWQVLDQTQTPMGGRLLETRMHQPFKDLGSILPVQELVAYLHDGDSIREDLRRALDTVYDLERLCTRIVVNRSTPKDFAALKASLGVLPRLRQALLELESPPPRLAALLRDWDNMDDVHGLLTRALADSLPPVITEGGLFRPGYDDALDELMDLTDHGEAALAGMLERERAACNIPKLKLGYTKVFGYYFELSRAVAAEPPAHFIRRQTLVNAERYITEELKILEEKLLSASDQRKTREYQLFLALREEVAGHRARFMHMATILAELDFAQGLAHAARKWEWSRPELHDGLEIAIKGGRHPVVEAVQGRSGYIPNDLTLDDSGRVLLITGPNMAGKSTVLRQVALICILAQMGGFVPASKARLGLCDRIFSRVGASDNLAMGQSTFMVEMTETARILRQAGKRSLVILDEIGRGTSTFDGLSLAWAVAEELVRRQGGIRTLFATHYHELTVLEERLPGVRNYNIAIKEWKGDIVFLRRMVPGPADRSYGIEVARLAGVPASVVTRAKEILAVLERHAPGGAKRNDFISRQVSLPGLTKAPVSHKQPEEHQVLQALKKLNVNELSPLDALTLLHQWKAMAGLS from the coding sequence ATGAGCACAGTCAAGGTCACGCCCATGATGGAGCAGTACCTGCGGGTCAAGGAAGAATATCCGGGCACCCTGGTCTTCTTTCGCATGGGAGATTTTTTCGAACTTTTCTTCGAGGACGCCCAGATCGCGGCCCGGGAGCTGCAGATCACCCTGACCAGCCGCAACCCCGGCGCGGAGAATCCCGTACCCATGTGCGGGATGCCGCATCACGCCATCGACGAATACCTTCGCCAGTTGCTGGACAAGGGCTACAAGGTGGCCCTGTGCGATCAGGTCGAGGACCCGAAGCAGGCCAAGGGGTTGGTCAAACGCGAGGTGACACGGGTGTTGACCCCGGGCACCGTGGTGGAGGATATCAACCTCGACGCCAAAGGTCACAATTTTCTGGGAGCCCTGTACTGGGATGCCGACCTCGGCGGCGGTCTGGCCTGGGTCGATTTCTCCACCGGCGTCTGGTCCGGCATTCAGACCAAAAGCGAGGCCGTGCTGTGGCAATGGCTGGTCAAAATGGACCCGCGCGAGCTGCTCCTGACCGAGACTCAGGCCCTGCCCAAGGGCTTCGAGCAATGGCAGGCCAGGCTCTCGCGCTATCCGCAGAAATCCTATTTCGACGAGCGCGGTGCCCGGGACAAGCTCCTGCGCGCCCAGGCCGTCCCCAACCTGCAGACCCTTGATCTAGGCGACAAGCCGGCCCTGATCCGCTGTTGCGGAGCGCTCCTGACCTACCTGGAGCTGACCCAGAAGCGCGACCTTGGCCACCTCTCGCCTTTCATTCCCCTGGACCTCTCCGCCACCCTGCTCCTGGACGAGGTCACGGAGCGCAATCTGGAACTCTTCAGGACCATGGACGGAAGAAAGGGGCGCGGCACCTTGTGGCAGGTCCTGGATCAGACCCAGACCCCCATGGGCGGCAGGCTGCTGGAGACCCGGATGCACCAGCCCTTCAAGGACCTCGGGAGCATCCTGCCCGTGCAGGAACTGGTCGCCTATCTGCACGATGGCGATAGCATCCGCGAGGATCTGCGCCGGGCGCTGGACACGGTCTACGATCTGGAACGACTGTGTACGCGCATTGTCGTCAACCGTTCGACGCCCAAGGATTTTGCGGCCCTCAAGGCGTCGCTCGGCGTTCTGCCGCGCCTGCGGCAGGCCCTCCTTGAACTTGAGTCCCCGCCGCCGAGGCTTGCCGCATTGCTGCGCGACTGGGACAATATGGATGACGTACACGGCCTCTTGACCCGCGCGCTGGCCGATTCCCTGCCGCCGGTCATCACCGAGGGGGGGCTCTTCAGGCCCGGCTACGACGATGCCCTCGACGAACTCATGGACCTGACCGACCATGGCGAGGCGGCGCTCGCGGGCATGCTCGAACGAGAGCGCGCGGCCTGCAATATCCCCAAGCTCAAGCTCGGATACACCAAGGTCTTCGGCTATTATTTCGAATTGAGCCGGGCAGTCGCGGCCGAACCACCGGCCCACTTCATCCGTCGCCAAACCCTGGTCAACGCCGAACGCTATATCACCGAAGAACTTAAAATCCTTGAAGAAAAATTGCTTAGCGCCTCGGATCAACGCAAAACCCGCGAGTACCAGCTTTTTCTGGCCCTGCGCGAGGAAGTGGCTGGGCATCGCGCCCGTTTCATGCATATGGCCACAATCCTGGCCGAGCTTGATTTTGCCCAGGGGCTCGCTCATGCCGCGCGCAAATGGGAATGGAGCAGACCCGAGCTGCATGACGGGCTGGAAATCGCCATCAAGGGCGGACGCCATCCCGTGGTCGAGGCGGTGCAGGGTCGCTCGGGCTACATCCCCAACGACCTGACCCTGGACGACTCCGGCCGGGTACTGCTCATCACCGGCCCGAACATGGCAGGCAAGTCGACGGTGCTCAGGCAAGTGGCGCTCATCTGCATCCTGGCCCAGATGGGTGGGTTCGTTCCCGCCTCGAAGGCCCGGCTTGGACTTTGCGACCGCATTTTTTCACGCGTCGGCGCATCGGACAACCTGGCCATGGGCCAATCAACCTTCATGGTCGAAATGACGGAGACGGCCCGCATCCTGCGCCAGGCAGGCAAACGCTCGCTGGTCATTCTGGACGAAATCGGACGAGGCACAAGCACCTTCGACGGTCTCTCCCTGGCTTGGGCCGTGGCCGAAGAGCTGGTCAGACGCCAGGGCGGAATCCGCACCCTTTTTGCGACCCATTACCACGAGCTGACCGTGCTTGAGGAACGCTTGCCCGGAGTTCGCAATTACAATATCGCCATCAAGGAATGGAAGGGCGACATCGTCTTTTTGCGCCGCATGGTTCCCGGACCGGCAGACCGCAGCTACGGCATCGAGGTGGCCCGGCTGGCAGGCGTCCCGGCCTCGGTCGTGACCCGGGCCAAGGAAATTCTGGCGGTGCTGGAGCGTCACGCTCCCGGCGGAGCCAAACGCAATGACTTTATCAGCAGGCAGGTCTCCCTGCCCGGTCTGACCAAGGCGCCGGTCTCGCACAAACAGCCCGAGGAGCATCAGGTTCTTCAGGCCCTGAAAAAACTCAACGTCAACGAGCTTTCCCCTCTGGACGCACTGACCCTGCTCCACCAGTGGAAAGCAATGGCAGGATTGTCATGA
- a CDS encoding HIT family protein, whose protein sequence is MKTLHAPWRINYILGPKPDSCVFCLPESTDGDEKRFVLHRAENCFVIMNIFPYSNGHLMVTPYRHVSNITDLDARESHEIMDYVQKCSFILEQAFNPHGINIGVNIGEAAGAGIREHLHVHLVPRWNGDHSFMAVMSETSVLPEHLRETYKRLKPFFNNLQR, encoded by the coding sequence ATGAAAACACTACACGCACCCTGGCGCATCAACTACATTCTCGGCCCCAAACCCGACTCCTGCGTCTTCTGTCTACCCGAGTCCACGGACGGCGATGAAAAACGCTTCGTGCTGCACCGCGCCGAGAACTGTTTTGTCATCATGAACATCTTCCCTTACTCGAACGGGCACCTCATGGTCACACCGTATCGACACGTCAGCAACATCACCGATCTCGACGCGAGGGAAAGTCATGAGATCATGGACTATGTACAAAAGTGCTCTTTTATCTTAGAGCAGGCTTTCAATCCCCACGGAATTAATATCGGCGTAAATATAGGCGAGGCGGCCGGCGCCGGGATCAGGGAACATCTTCATGTGCACCTTGTGCCGCGCTGGAACGGAGACCACTCCTTCATGGCCGTCATGTCGGAAACGAGCGTTCTGCCGGAGCATCTGCGCGAGACGTACAAGCGCTTGAAGCCCTTTTTCAACAACCTTCAACGGTAG
- a CDS encoding lipopolysaccharide assembly LapA domain-containing protein yields the protein MRYLKVLGLVALFFFSMLFFVQNHEILIQELALELKVFGWHYQTEAVPFYLITLMAFVIGALLCTLYFFLERIRLSKQCRQYKKEVDALEREVASLRPKTMDEYTTTESTDNIQN from the coding sequence ATGCGATATCTCAAGGTGTTGGGCCTGGTAGCCCTTTTCTTTTTCTCCATGCTTTTCTTTGTTCAGAACCATGAGATCCTGATCCAGGAACTGGCGCTGGAACTTAAAGTCTTCGGCTGGCATTACCAGACCGAGGCGGTGCCTTTCTATCTGATCACCCTCATGGCTTTCGTGATCGGTGCCCTGCTCTGCACCCTCTACTTCTTCCTGGAAAGAATCCGCCTGTCCAAGCAGTGCCGCCAGTACAAGAAGGAAGTGGATGCCCTGGAGCGCGAAGTGGCATCCCTGCGTCCCAAGACCATGGATGAGTACACCACCACGGAATCCACCGACAACATCCAGAACTAA
- a CDS encoding basic amino acid ABC transporter substrate-binding protein, whose amino-acid sequence MRTRIALVLLALFLMASNALAKDVVFAVDATYPPMEMIDADKNIVGFGPEVVMAMGKAGGFNAILKNTAWDGIFAGLAAGKYDAIASSVSITEERKQSMGFSAPYFEVKQGVIVPKGAAIASVADLAGKTVASQMGTTGYFVCKKIEGATAKSYDEIGLAVEDLYNGRIDAVIADDAVASNYALQHEQYSQKLTLAFLIAPEAPEYLGFAVNKGNTETVELINSALAAIKANGEYDKIYAKWFGPK is encoded by the coding sequence ATGCGTACACGGATTGCACTAGTTTTGCTGGCTCTTTTTCTCATGGCCTCAAATGCTCTGGCCAAGGATGTCGTCTTTGCGGTGGATGCCACCTATCCGCCAATGGAAATGATTGACGCCGACAAGAACATCGTGGGCTTTGGTCCCGAGGTCGTCATGGCCATGGGCAAGGCCGGCGGATTCAACGCCATTCTCAAGAACACCGCCTGGGACGGCATCTTTGCAGGTCTTGCTGCCGGTAAGTACGACGCCATTGCCTCTTCAGTCTCCATCACCGAAGAACGCAAACAGAGCATGGGTTTTTCCGCCCCCTATTTTGAAGTGAAGCAGGGCGTCATCGTGCCCAAGGGCGCGGCCATCGCTTCCGTCGCCGACCTGGCCGGCAAGACCGTGGCTTCCCAGATGGGCACCACCGGCTATTTCGTTTGCAAGAAGATCGAAGGCGCCACCGCCAAATCCTATGATGAAATCGGCTTGGCCGTGGAAGACCTTTATAATGGCCGCATCGACGCCGTCATCGCCGACGATGCCGTCGCCTCCAACTACGCCCTGCAGCACGAGCAGTATTCCCAGAAACTGACCCTGGCCTTCCTCATCGCCCCCGAAGCCCCCGAGTACCTGGGCTTTGCCGTGAACAAGGGCAACACGGAGACCGTGGAACTGATCAACTCCGCCCTGGCCGCCATCAAGGCCAACGGCGAGTACGACAAGATCTACGCCAAATGGTTCGGACCCAAATAA
- a CDS encoding amino acid ABC transporter permease, translating into MNPQFSKKAVKIDIGDGAAIPLQKDSGLFNAWWLTFFGAIGIITYLCVTQPEPYWRILQFLPDGVLVTFQVTVLSIMLSLVLGLITGLGRLSRNRVLNLIASTYVEVIRGIPLLVQLFYIYFALGRLELFKDLPPMAAAVLAMGICYGAYMGEVFRAGIDSIDKGQAEAARSLGFNRVQTMMYVILPQAWRTILPPVGNEFIALLKDSSLVSILAVSDLLRRGREFASESFMYFETYTMVALVYLVITLFLSKAVSKMEQRLNYYERD; encoded by the coding sequence ATGAACCCACAATTTTCCAAAAAAGCTGTCAAGATCGACATCGGCGACGGCGCGGCCATCCCCCTGCAAAAGGATTCGGGCCTCTTCAACGCCTGGTGGCTTACTTTTTTTGGTGCCATCGGCATCATTACCTATCTGTGCGTGACACAGCCCGAACCTTACTGGCGGATTCTGCAATTTCTTCCCGACGGCGTCCTGGTCACCTTTCAGGTCACGGTCCTGTCCATCATGCTCTCCCTGGTGCTCGGACTCATAACCGGCCTCGGCCGCCTGTCCCGCAACAGGGTCCTGAATCTGATCGCTTCGACCTATGTCGAAGTCATTCGCGGCATCCCGCTTCTGGTGCAGCTCTTTTACATCTACTTCGCCCTTGGCCGCCTCGAGTTGTTCAAGGATCTTCCGCCTATGGCCGCAGCCGTGCTCGCCATGGGCATCTGCTACGGTGCCTATATGGGCGAGGTGTTCCGAGCGGGCATCGACTCCATCGACAAGGGACAGGCCGAAGCTGCCAGATCCCTGGGCTTCAATCGCGTCCAGACCATGATGTACGTGATCCTGCCCCAGGCCTGGCGGACCATCCTGCCGCCGGTGGGCAACGAATTCATCGCCCTCCTGAAAGACAGTTCTTTGGTCTCCATCCTGGCCGTGTCGGACCTCTTGCGCCGGGGCCGGGAATTCGCCAGCGAATCCTTCATGTATTTTGAGACATACACCATGGTGGCCCTGGTTTATCTGGTCATCACGCTCTTCTTGTCCAAGGCCGTCAGTAAAATGGAGCAGAGGTTGAATTATTATGAACGGGACTAG
- the lysA gene encoding diaminopimelate decarboxylase translates to MHYFQYKNGQLHAEDIAVADLVYEYGTPLYIYSATTLKRHYKAFDSAFDGIDHLTCYSVKANSNLGFLKILAQEGAGTDIVSGGELFRALRAGVDPKKIVYSGVGKKAVEIQEALFADILMFNVESVQELERINEVAGGLDKVARVSLRINPDVDPKTHPYVSTGLKENKFGLSRTDALKAYALAQSLPNVEPIGMDCHIGSQLTQLSPFMEALEKLKEFHGQLVQMGIKIKYLDLGGGLGITYNEETPPHPEELGKALIESLKGLDVTLILEPGRVIAGNTGILVTEVQYTKTNEDKTFVIVDAAMNDLVRPSLYGSYHRIASVREGNGEEMTADVVGPICESGDFLAKNRTFSKVAQGDLLAAFSAGAYGFVMSSQYNSRARAAEIMVEGDKHVLVRKREVYNDLVALEEDGLACIGRLKK, encoded by the coding sequence ATGCATTATTTCCAATACAAGAATGGGCAACTTCACGCCGAGGACATAGCCGTGGCCGATCTGGTCTACGAATACGGCACCCCGCTCTACATCTATTCCGCGACGACCTTGAAGCGCCACTACAAAGCCTTTGACTCCGCTTTCGACGGCATCGACCACCTGACCTGCTACTCGGTCAAGGCCAACTCCAACCTGGGCTTTCTCAAGATTCTAGCCCAGGAAGGAGCCGGTACGGACATCGTCTCCGGCGGCGAGCTTTTCCGGGCGCTCAGAGCCGGGGTGGATCCGAAAAAAATCGTCTATTCGGGAGTGGGCAAGAAGGCCGTGGAAATCCAGGAAGCCCTCTTTGCCGACATCCTCATGTTCAATGTGGAGTCCGTGCAGGAACTTGAACGCATCAACGAAGTGGCCGGCGGTCTGGACAAGGTCGCGCGGGTCAGCCTGCGCATCAACCCCGACGTGGATCCCAAGACCCACCCCTATGTGTCGACCGGTCTCAAGGAGAACAAGTTCGGGCTGTCCCGAACCGACGCCCTGAAAGCCTATGCCCTGGCTCAGAGCCTGCCCAATGTCGAACCCATCGGCATGGATTGTCATATCGGCTCCCAGCTGACCCAGCTTTCTCCCTTTATGGAAGCGCTGGAAAAGCTGAAAGAATTTCATGGTCAGTTGGTGCAGATGGGCATCAAGATCAAGTACCTGGATCTGGGCGGCGGCCTCGGGATCACCTACAACGAGGAAACTCCGCCGCATCCCGAGGAACTTGGCAAGGCCCTCATCGAGTCCCTCAAGGGTCTGGATGTGACCCTCATCCTTGAGCCTGGAAGGGTCATCGCCGGAAACACCGGCATCCTGGTAACCGAAGTGCAGTACACCAAGACCAACGAAGACAAGACGTTCGTCATTGTCGACGCGGCCATGAACGATCTGGTTCGCCCTTCCCTTTATGGCTCCTACCATCGCATCGCGTCGGTACGTGAAGGAAACGGCGAGGAGATGACCGCCGATGTGGTCGGCCCCATCTGCGAGTCCGGCGATTTTCTGGCCAAGAACCGCACCTTTTCCAAGGTCGCCCAGGGCGACCTGCTGGCCGCCTTCTCAGCCGGGGCCTACGGATTTGTCATGTCCTCGCAGTACAATTCCAGAGCACGCGCCGCCGAAATCATGGTCGAGGGCGACAAGCACGTGCTCGTCCGCAAGCGCGAGGTCTACAATGATCTGGTGGCACTGGAAGAGGATGGACTGGCCTGCATCGGCAGATTGAAGAAATAG
- a CDS encoding lipopolysaccharide assembly protein LapB, translating to MQWLRSLLGLRDDHADLFSPVPPNPAQDALAAIDDLSRAMRNHQGAVEICSALGNLYRMRGELDRAIQMRSSLLHRADLNREDQARIYFELGRDYSRAGILDRAQEALRKCRDIGGDKPALELELALLHAKGGDFLAASRQYRKMGHDLQAAHYLVRAATTGTEITEQGLLAEAREIYPASPEAWLEGIMFQISRESWDDVLCLLDQGLGSVGTHLGFVLLDPLLDFEDSGAPVKAILPAAYLDALLTVIDRHPPELAPLHYAGCLLRAHGRIEEAKTWQEKTLLMSPSFWPARLELLTMSLPEQQMTAVFELQLEFLLRRAREAKRFVCGRCGLKRGQIFFCCPKCMSWHSITIRQLLSDEAS from the coding sequence ATGCAATGGCTACGATCCCTCCTGGGCCTGCGCGACGACCACGCCGACCTTTTCTCTCCTGTGCCGCCCAACCCGGCCCAAGACGCCCTGGCCGCCATCGACGACCTTTCGCGCGCCATGCGCAACCATCAGGGCGCAGTGGAGATCTGTTCGGCTCTCGGCAACCTCTACCGTATGCGCGGGGAGCTTGACCGGGCCATTCAGATGCGCAGCTCCCTTTTGCACCGCGCGGACCTGAACCGCGAGGATCAGGCCCGCATCTATTTTGAACTCGGGCGCGACTACTCCCGGGCCGGCATTCTTGACCGCGCCCAGGAGGCCTTGCGGAAATGCCGCGACATCGGCGGCGACAAGCCCGCGCTGGAACTGGAGCTGGCCCTCCTACATGCCAAAGGTGGCGATTTTCTGGCCGCCAGCCGCCAATACCGGAAAATGGGCCATGATCTGCAGGCCGCCCACTATCTGGTCCGTGCCGCCACGACCGGAACCGAGATCACGGAGCAGGGGCTACTGGCGGAGGCCAGGGAAATCTATCCCGCCTCCCCCGAGGCATGGCTTGAAGGAATCATGTTCCAGATCAGCCGGGAATCCTGGGATGATGTCCTCTGCCTGCTCGACCAGGGCCTTGGTTCGGTCGGCACGCATCTGGGCTTCGTGCTGCTCGACCCTCTGCTTGATTTCGAGGATTCGGGCGCGCCCGTGAAGGCCATCCTGCCGGCGGCATATCTGGACGCCTTGCTGACCGTCATCGACAGGCATCCGCCTGAGCTGGCCCCGCTGCATTATGCCGGATGCCTGCTGCGCGCCCATGGCCGCATCGAGGAAGCCAAGACCTGGCAGGAGAAAACCCTGCTCATGAGCCCCTCCTTCTGGCCCGCCCGCCTGGAGCTTCTGACCATGTCCCTGCCGGAGCAGCAGATGACTGCGGTCTTTGAATTGCAACTGGAATTTCTGCTGCGCCGCGCGCGCGAGGCGAAACGCTTTGTCTGCGGCCGCTGCGGTTTGAAACGTGGGCAGATCTTCTTCTGCTGCCCCAAATGCATGTCCTGGCACTCCATAACCATCCGCCAGCTCTTAAGCGACGAAGCGTCATGA
- a CDS encoding SDR family oxidoreductase, translating into MHKKILPLLESKQRWLVTGVAGFIGSNLLETLLRHDHEVTGLDNFSTGHRHNLDEVQGSVTPEQWARFRFIEGDIRDLPTCMEACKGATYVLHQAALGSVPRSIVDPLLTNANNVTGFLNMLVAAKDSKVRRFVYAASSSTYGDHPGLPKVEDTIGKPLSPYAVTKYVNELYAEVFLKTYGLDSVGLRYFNVFGKRQDPEGAYAAVIPKWFAGLLRGETVWINGDGETSRDFCFIDNCVQANILAACATGPDVAGSVFNVAFGQRTTLGELFYLIRDEVAKSMPACAEALPSHRDFRAGDVRHSLADISKSRRLLGYDPAYDVREGLAIAGEWYARHLT; encoded by the coding sequence ATGCATAAAAAAATACTCCCTCTTCTGGAATCCAAACAACGCTGGCTCGTCACCGGCGTTGCCGGATTCATCGGCTCGAACCTGCTGGAAACCCTGCTGCGCCATGATCACGAGGTCACGGGTCTTGATAATTTTTCCACCGGCCACAGACACAATCTGGACGAAGTCCAAGGCAGCGTGACTCCTGAGCAGTGGGCCCGTTTCCGCTTCATCGAAGGCGACATCCGGGACCTGCCCACCTGCATGGAGGCATGCAAGGGCGCAACCTATGTCCTGCACCAGGCCGCACTTGGCTCGGTGCCCCGCTCCATTGTCGATCCGCTGCTGACCAACGCCAACAACGTGACCGGCTTTCTGAACATGCTGGTCGCCGCCAAGGACAGCAAGGTCAGGCGCTTCGTGTACGCGGCCTCAAGCTCCACCTACGGCGATCACCCCGGCCTGCCCAAGGTCGAGGACACCATCGGAAAGCCCTTGTCTCCCTACGCCGTGACCAAGTACGTGAATGAGCTGTATGCCGAGGTCTTCCTCAAAACCTATGGCCTGGACAGCGTGGGGCTGCGCTATTTCAATGTCTTCGGAAAACGCCAAGATCCCGAGGGCGCCTATGCGGCGGTCATCCCCAAATGGTTCGCGGGCCTGCTGCGCGGTGAAACTGTCTGGATCAACGGCGACGGTGAAACAAGTCGCGATTTCTGCTTCATCGACAATTGCGTGCAGGCCAACATCCTGGCAGCATGCGCCACGGGTCCGGACGTTGCCGGGAGCGTGTTCAATGTCGCCTTTGGGCAGCGCACCACGCTTGGCGAGTTGTTTTATCTCATCCGCGACGAGGTCGCCAAATCCATGCCGGCTTGCGCTGAAGCGTTGCCCTCGCACCGGGATTTCCGCGCCGGGGACGTTCGGCACTCCCTGGCCGATATTTCCAAAAGCCGCAGGCTACTCGGCTACGACCCCGCTTATGACGTGCGCGAAGGCTTGGCCATTGCCGGCGAGTGGTACGCCAGGCATCTGACCTAG